The following are encoded together in the Methylorubrum sp. B1-46 genome:
- a CDS encoding type 1 glutamine amidotransferase codes for MNIAILETGHPPERLGGRFPSYGAMVAALIGDGHRFECFDVTAGRWPEAPEAFEAFVITGSPASVYDPIPWVEDLLAFLRGLDRSKKLVGLCFGHQALAQAFGGRVERSQRGWGLGLHAYAVVERAPFMDEAESIAIPVSHQDQVVALPPGARVLAGSAFTPHGVLAWSDRPALSFQCHPEFAPDYARALTDGHRAGATDPALVPAALASLEAPHDSARVGGWIRRFLRE; via the coding sequence ATGAACATCGCCATTCTCGAGACCGGCCATCCGCCCGAGCGGCTCGGCGGCCGCTTTCCCTCCTACGGCGCCATGGTGGCGGCGCTGATCGGCGACGGCCACCGCTTCGAATGCTTCGACGTGACGGCGGGGCGTTGGCCCGAGGCGCCGGAGGCGTTCGAGGCCTTCGTCATCACCGGTTCGCCCGCCTCGGTCTACGATCCGATCCCCTGGGTCGAGGATCTGCTCGCCTTTCTACGCGGCCTCGACCGCTCGAAGAAGCTCGTCGGCCTCTGCTTCGGGCATCAGGCCCTGGCGCAGGCCTTCGGCGGGAGGGTGGAGCGGTCGCAGCGGGGATGGGGCCTCGGGTTGCACGCCTACGCGGTGGTCGAGCGCGCGCCCTTCATGGACGAGGCGGAGAGCATCGCCATCCCGGTGAGCCATCAGGATCAGGTCGTGGCCCTGCCGCCCGGCGCGCGGGTGCTGGCCGGCAGCGCCTTCACGCCCCACGGTGTCCTGGCCTGGAGCGATCGCCCCGCCCTCTCCTTCCAGTGCCACCCGGAATTCGCGCCGGACTACGCCCGCGCGCTCACCGACGGCCACCGGGCCGGCGCGACCGACCCGGCCCTGGTGCCGGCGGCGCTGGCTTCGCTGGAAGCACCGCACGACAGCGCCCGCGTCGGCGGTTGGATCCGGCGCTTCCTGCGCGAATGA
- a CDS encoding aldo/keto reductase yields the protein MRLRPLGRSGLFVSELCLGTMTFGGSDGFWGQIGRLGQDEADALVKTALDAGINFIDTANVYAGGMSERILGQSLKNLGIPRDDVVIATKVLGPMGEGPNARGASRGHILSQCKASLVRLGLDHIDLYQIYGFDPATPVTETLEALDTLVRHGHVRYLGLSNWAAWQVMKAVGLAEMRRLSPIVSLQAYYTLVGRDLEREIAPMLTAEGIGLMVWSPLAGGYLSGKYDGEGTEADGRRTTFDFPPVDRMRGAGTLAAMRGIAEAKGCSVAQVALAWLLHREVVTSVIVGAKRVGQLQDNIGATRVQLDADDLARLDAATRLPLEYPGWMLERQGAYRG from the coding sequence ATGCGCCTACGCCCCCTCGGCCGGAGCGGCCTGTTCGTATCCGAACTCTGCCTCGGCACCATGACCTTCGGCGGCAGCGACGGCTTCTGGGGTCAGATCGGCCGGCTCGGCCAGGACGAGGCCGACGCTCTCGTCAAGACCGCGCTCGATGCCGGCATCAATTTCATCGACACCGCCAACGTCTACGCGGGCGGGATGAGCGAGCGCATCCTCGGCCAGTCGCTCAAGAATCTCGGCATTCCCCGCGACGACGTGGTGATCGCCACCAAGGTGCTGGGGCCGATGGGGGAGGGGCCGAACGCCCGCGGCGCCTCGCGCGGACACATCCTCAGCCAGTGCAAGGCGAGCCTCGTCCGGCTCGGCCTCGACCATATCGACCTCTACCAGATCTACGGCTTCGATCCGGCAACACCTGTCACCGAGACGCTGGAGGCGCTCGATACCCTCGTGCGCCACGGCCATGTCCGCTATCTCGGCCTGTCGAACTGGGCGGCGTGGCAGGTGATGAAGGCGGTCGGGCTCGCCGAGATGCGCCGGCTCAGCCCGATCGTCTCGCTTCAGGCCTACTACACCCTGGTCGGGCGCGATCTGGAGCGCGAGATCGCGCCGATGCTGACCGCAGAGGGGATCGGCTTGATGGTGTGGAGCCCGCTGGCCGGTGGATACCTCTCCGGCAAGTACGACGGCGAGGGCACGGAAGCGGACGGGCGGCGCACCACCTTCGATTTCCCGCCGGTCGATCGGATGCGCGGCGCCGGCACGCTGGCGGCGATGCGCGGGATTGCGGAGGCGAAGGGGTGCAGCGTGGCGCAGGTGGCGCTGGCCTGGCTGCTGCACCGGGAGGTGGTCACCAGCGTCATCGTCGGGGCCAAGCGCGTCGGGCAGCTTCAGGACAATATCGGCGCGACGCGGGTGCAGCTCGACGCCGACGATCTCGCGCGGCTCGACGCGGCCACCCGGCTGCCGCTGGAATATCCCGGCTGGATGTTGGAGCGGCAGGGCGCCTACCGCGGCTGA
- a CDS encoding AraC family transcriptional regulator: MTTDLPGLAALIERQWHRFGRETPADGLLLNRAEAPSGLIRAVYRPSFCVVAQGAKATLLGDTAFRYAAGQALFASLDLAVTARITEASPARPYLALSLAIDLGALADLLSTQAPTLAEVGAPTFAPLRTVALDPDLCDPLARLLALLDHPRDLPVLAPLIGREIVWRLLGGPLGPALRQVGLPESHAARIGRATAWIREHYADAVRVADLAALARMSPASFHRHFKAVTTMTPVQFQKQVRLHEARRQLLAAGDVAGVGYAIGYESPSQFSRDYRRLFGAPPGRDGAAIRARLTAEPTLP; this comes from the coding sequence ATGACGACCGACCTCCCTGGCCTCGCGGCGCTGATCGAACGGCAATGGCATCGCTTCGGCCGGGAGACGCCGGCCGACGGGCTGCTCCTCAACCGTGCCGAGGCGCCGAGCGGACTGATCCGCGCCGTCTACCGCCCCTCCTTCTGCGTCGTGGCGCAGGGCGCCAAGGCGACGTTGCTCGGCGACACGGCCTTCCGCTACGCCGCGGGACAGGCGCTGTTCGCCTCACTCGATCTGGCCGTGACGGCCCGAATCACCGAGGCGAGCCCGGCGCGGCCCTACCTCGCCCTCAGCCTCGCGATCGATCTCGGCGCCCTGGCCGATCTGCTCAGTACCCAGGCGCCGACCCTCGCGGAGGTGGGCGCCCCGACCTTCGCTCCGCTGCGCACCGTCGCACTCGATCCCGACCTGTGCGATCCTCTCGCGCGCCTCCTCGCCCTGCTCGATCACCCCCGTGACCTCCCGGTGCTGGCACCGCTGATCGGGCGGGAGATCGTCTGGCGTCTTCTCGGCGGTCCGCTGGGTCCGGCCTTGCGGCAGGTCGGCCTGCCCGAGAGCCACGCCGCGCGGATCGGCCGGGCGACGGCCTGGATTCGCGAACACTATGCCGACGCCGTGCGCGTGGCCGATCTGGCGGCGCTCGCGCGCATGAGCCCGGCGAGCTTCCATCGCCACTTCAAGGCCGTGACGACGATGACGCCGGTTCAGTTCCAGAAGCAGGTCCGGCTCCACGAGGCGCGGCGCCAATTGCTCGCCGCCGGAGACGTGGCGGGCGTGGGCTACGCCATCGGCTACGAGAGCCCGTCGCAGTTCAGCCGCGACTATCGCCGCCTGTTCGGAGCGCCGCCGGGCCGGGACGGCGCCGCGATCCGCGCGCGTCTCACCGCCGAGCCGACGCTGCCGTAA
- a CDS encoding YqaA family protein, which translates to MLRRLYEWILALAAKPSAPWALGAVAFAESSFFPVPPDAMMVPMAVSRPDRVWLYATIATVASVLGGLLGYAIGALLFDSVGLWLFNLYGLADKAETFQASYATYGHWVILLKGLTPIPYKLVTITSGFAHYSLFWFTLLSVVTRGARFFLLAWLLGRYGIGIRAVLDRHLNVVAGLFAAVVILGFVAFKVML; encoded by the coding sequence ATGCTCCGCCGGCTCTACGAGTGGATCCTCGCGCTCGCCGCCAAGCCTTCCGCGCCCTGGGCGCTCGGGGCGGTGGCCTTCGCGGAGAGTTCGTTCTTTCCCGTCCCGCCGGACGCGATGATGGTGCCGATGGCGGTGAGCCGGCCGGACCGGGTCTGGCTCTACGCCACCATCGCCACCGTCGCCTCGGTGCTCGGCGGGCTGCTCGGCTACGCCATCGGCGCGCTGCTGTTCGATTCGGTCGGGCTGTGGCTGTTCAACCTCTACGGGCTGGCCGACAAGGCCGAGACCTTCCAGGCCTCCTACGCCACCTACGGGCATTGGGTGATCCTGCTCAAAGGTCTCACCCCGATCCCCTACAAGCTCGTCACCATCACCTCGGGCTTCGCCCACTATTCGCTGTTCTGGTTCACGCTGCTCTCGGTCGTCACCCGCGGGGCGCGCTTCTTCCTGCTGGCGTGGCTGCTCGGGCGCTACGGCATCGGCATCCGCGCGGTGCTCGACCGGCACCTCAACGTGGTGGCGGGGCTGTTCGCCGCCGTGGTGATCCTGGGCTTCGTCGCCTTCAAGGTGATGCTGTGA
- a CDS encoding disulfide bond formation protein B, translating into MTRFLTLRNAALAVALGAALTVGGALLFEHGLGYVPCKLCLTERVPYYLAAPLALIAALLPPRPARFLLGLVALVLIYGAGLGVYHAGAEWGFWPGPSDCGGGSGAGPADVADFLKKLETVRPVDCTAAAWRFLGLSLAGWNALIAAALGLFAAAAACFAQPSRGPHQPGR; encoded by the coding sequence GTGACCCGCTTTCTCACCCTGCGGAACGCGGCGCTCGCCGTGGCGCTCGGCGCCGCGCTGACGGTCGGCGGTGCCCTCCTGTTCGAGCACGGCCTCGGTTACGTGCCGTGCAAGCTCTGCCTGACGGAGCGGGTGCCCTACTACCTCGCCGCACCGCTGGCATTGATCGCCGCCCTGCTTCCGCCGCGGCCCGCCCGCTTCCTCCTCGGCCTCGTGGCGCTGGTCCTGATCTACGGCGCCGGTCTCGGCGTGTATCATGCGGGCGCGGAATGGGGGTTCTGGCCCGGCCCCAGCGATTGCGGCGGCGGCTCCGGCGCTGGGCCGGCGGATGTGGCCGACTTCCTGAAGAAGCTGGAGACCGTGCGGCCGGTCGATTGCACGGCCGCCGCGTGGCGCTTCCTCGGCCTCTCGCTCGCCGGTTGGAACGCCCTGATCGCGGCCGCCCTCGGCCTCTTCGCCGCGGCGGCCGCCTGTTTCGCTCAGCCGTCGAGAGGGCCGCACCAGCCGGGCAGATAG
- a CDS encoding ParB-like protein, translated as MAPREPLLISVPIAALRPTQITVGFREVEEKRRRWRAHDAEKKAAFLGSHMIPVLLGPKKKHYVLDHHHLARALQEEGETNVLVTIVADLHKLDKDAFWTVADHKSWVHPYDASGARVGFDAIPKAIADLADDPFRSLAGELRRAGGFAKDTTPFSEFLWADYLRRNLKRKAIERDFTEAMESALRLAKAPDAGYLPGWCGPLDG; from the coding sequence ATGGCGCCCCGTGAACCCCTGCTCATCTCCGTGCCGATCGCGGCGCTGCGCCCGACGCAGATCACGGTCGGCTTTCGCGAGGTGGAGGAGAAGCGCCGTCGCTGGCGGGCGCATGATGCGGAGAAGAAGGCCGCGTTCCTCGGCTCGCATATGATCCCGGTGCTGCTCGGGCCCAAGAAGAAGCACTACGTGCTCGACCATCACCACCTCGCCCGCGCCCTGCAGGAGGAGGGGGAGACGAATGTGCTGGTCACCATCGTCGCCGACCTGCACAAGCTCGACAAGGACGCCTTCTGGACGGTGGCCGACCACAAGTCCTGGGTCCATCCCTACGACGCCTCCGGTGCGCGGGTCGGCTTCGACGCCATCCCCAAGGCCATCGCGGATCTCGCCGACGACCCGTTTCGCAGCCTCGCGGGCGAGCTGCGCCGGGCCGGCGGGTTCGCCAAGGACACGACGCCGTTCAGCGAATTCCTGTGGGCCGACTACCTCCGCCGCAACCTGAAGCGGAAGGCGATCGAGCGCGACTTCACCGAAGCGATGGAGAGCGCGCTGCGCCTCGCGAAGGCGCCGGATGCCGGCTATCTGCCCGGCTGGTGCGGCCCTCTCGACGGCTGA
- a CDS encoding acyltransferase, which translates to MGSVSTGSEPSATARAHAPRPLIGLDLLRFGAACLVMLYHLACTAWLVPSSEAAALVGSPIPFPALLPVSAQGWVGVPMFFVISGYVIAYSASQASPSRFLTGRILRLVPGIWFCATVSFGLALLFFPETGGVLFERYIRTLILFPVPRWIDGVYWTLGIEIVFYGLVYLLLCLNRFDRLEPVILAVGVVSTLAWLLAAAAVWPDLDRIISTRIAKLILLTHGCHFALGVLLWSAVRRGLSGARLAGLAVCLTGALLQIRYDAGFVGASLGLDRSPAMAWLLYAVFMLLFCLSIRVNTALSDAFPGLGRRFRDLGLATYPLYLLHTFVGALTMRFLSAYGLPPATCLAGGFLTAVAASLLVSRWVEPPLRTGLGRALQAAGIRLRSRGLTPGALTR; encoded by the coding sequence ATGGGATCCGTCTCGACCGGAAGTGAGCCGTCGGCGACCGCGCGCGCGCACGCGCCGCGGCCCCTGATCGGCCTCGACCTGCTCCGCTTCGGCGCGGCCTGCCTCGTCATGCTGTACCATCTCGCCTGCACCGCGTGGCTGGTGCCTTCGAGCGAGGCGGCCGCCCTCGTCGGATCGCCGATCCCGTTTCCGGCCCTGCTGCCCGTCAGCGCGCAGGGCTGGGTCGGCGTGCCGATGTTCTTCGTAATCTCAGGCTATGTCATCGCCTACTCCGCCTCGCAGGCAAGTCCGTCGCGCTTTCTCACCGGGCGCATCCTCCGCCTCGTGCCGGGCATCTGGTTCTGCGCCACCGTGTCGTTCGGGCTGGCGCTGCTCTTCTTCCCGGAAACCGGGGGGGTGCTGTTCGAGCGCTACATCCGCACGCTCATCCTGTTCCCGGTTCCGCGCTGGATCGACGGCGTCTACTGGACGCTCGGGATCGAGATCGTGTTCTACGGTCTGGTCTATCTGCTGCTTTGCCTGAACCGGTTCGACCGGCTGGAGCCGGTGATCCTGGCGGTCGGCGTCGTCAGCACGCTCGCGTGGCTACTGGCGGCGGCCGCTGTCTGGCCGGATCTCGACCGGATCATCAGCACGCGGATCGCCAAACTCATCCTTCTCACCCATGGCTGCCACTTCGCCCTCGGCGTGCTGCTGTGGAGCGCGGTGCGGCGAGGTCTGAGCGGAGCCCGCCTGGCCGGTCTCGCCGTCTGCCTGACGGGGGCCCTTCTGCAGATCCGCTACGATGCCGGCTTCGTCGGCGCCTCGCTCGGCCTTGATCGCAGCCCCGCGATGGCGTGGCTCCTCTACGCCGTGTTCATGCTGCTGTTCTGCCTGTCGATCCGCGTGAACACCGCGCTGAGCGACGCCTTCCCCGGCCTCGGGCGGCGATTTCGCGATCTCGGTCTCGCGACGTATCCGCTCTATCTGCTGCACACCTTCGTCGGCGCCCTGACGATGCGGTTCCTGTCCGCCTACGGTCTGCCGCCCGCGACCTGCCTCGCGGGCGGTTTCCTGACGGCCGTCGCCGCATCGCTGCTGGTGTCACGCTGGGTCGAGCCGCCCCTGCGCACTGGACTCGGGCGCGCACTCCAAGCCGCGGGCATCCGGCTGCGCAGCCGTGGCCTGACGCCCGGCGCGCTCACCCGCTGA
- a CDS encoding EVE domain-containing protein: MAYWLFKSEPATWSWDQQVEVGEDGTFWNGVRNHLAKKQMQAMQVGERGFFYHSNEGKAVVGIVEVIKPYYPDHTDESGRFGMVDVRAVAPMPRPVGLDAIKAEAALKDMALVTNSRLSVQPVTEAEWAKVCAMGGYAER, encoded by the coding sequence ATGGCCTACTGGCTGTTCAAGTCCGAACCCGCGACCTGGTCCTGGGACCAGCAGGTCGAGGTGGGGGAGGACGGCACCTTCTGGAACGGCGTGCGCAACCACCTCGCCAAGAAGCAGATGCAGGCGATGCAGGTCGGCGAGCGCGGCTTCTTCTACCATTCCAACGAGGGCAAGGCCGTCGTCGGCATCGTCGAGGTCATCAAGCCCTACTACCCCGACCATACCGACGAGAGCGGACGCTTCGGCATGGTCGATGTCCGGGCGGTGGCGCCGATGCCGCGCCCGGTCGGCCTCGACGCCATCAAGGCGGAGGCCGCGCTCAAGGACATGGCCCTCGTCACCAATTCGCGCCTCTCGGTCCAGCCGGTGACGGAGGCGGAATGGGCCAAGGTCTGCGCCATGGGCGGCTACGCCGAGCGCTGA
- a CDS encoding NAD(P)H-dependent glycerol-3-phosphate dehydrogenase, with protein MKSGTQRRDESVAVVGGGSWGTALANAAAAAGREVTLWMRDPEAAARMERERANERYLPGVALHPRVRATAEAAALGQAGTVLLVVPAQTLRGVLAALAPSLAPGAALVLCAKGIERGSDAFMSAVAAEVLPEGAPVAVLSGPSFAADVARGLPTAVTLAAADGALAARLAGLLSGPAFRLYHTDDVRGVEVGGAGKNVLAIAAGIVAGRGLGESARAALIARAFAELMRFARAYGGRAETLMGLSGLGDLVLTASSPQSRNFAFGERLGRGASPEEASGGKLAEGAFTAQALVDLARTREVEMPVAEAVAAVVAGALTVDAAMTRLLSRPLKAETA; from the coding sequence ATGAAGTCAGGCACGCAGCGGCGGGACGAGAGCGTCGCGGTCGTCGGCGGCGGATCCTGGGGAACGGCCCTGGCGAACGCCGCGGCCGCAGCGGGGCGCGAGGTCACGCTCTGGATGCGTGATCCCGAGGCCGCCGCGCGGATGGAACGGGAACGCGCCAACGAGCGCTACCTGCCCGGTGTCGCCCTGCATCCCCGTGTGCGAGCCACCGCGGAGGCCGCCGCGCTCGGGCAGGCCGGCACAGTGCTGCTGGTCGTGCCGGCCCAGACCCTGCGCGGTGTGCTCGCGGCGCTCGCACCCTCGCTGGCGCCCGGCGCCGCCCTGGTGCTGTGCGCCAAGGGAATCGAGCGGGGCAGCGACGCTTTCATGAGCGCGGTGGCGGCGGAGGTTCTGCCGGAAGGTGCCCCGGTCGCGGTGCTGTCGGGGCCGAGCTTCGCCGCCGACGTGGCCCGCGGACTGCCCACGGCGGTGACGCTCGCCGCCGCGGACGGGGCGCTGGCGGCGCGGCTTGCCGGCCTGCTCTCGGGACCGGCCTTCCGACTCTATCACACCGACGACGTGCGCGGCGTCGAGGTCGGGGGGGCGGGCAAGAACGTGCTGGCGATCGCCGCCGGCATCGTCGCGGGCCGCGGCCTGGGCGAGAGTGCCCGCGCCGCGTTGATCGCCCGCGCCTTTGCCGAACTGATGCGCTTCGCCCGCGCGTATGGCGGCCGGGCGGAGACGCTGATGGGCTTGTCCGGCCTGGGCGACCTCGTGCTCACGGCCTCCTCGCCGCAATCGCGCAACTTCGCCTTCGGTGAGCGCCTCGGGCGCGGCGCCTCGCCTGAGGAGGCTTCGGGCGGCAAGCTCGCGGAGGGCGCCTTCACCGCGCAGGCGCTGGTCGATCTCGCCCGCACGCGCGAGGTCGAGATGCCGGTGGCCGAGGCGGTCGCGGCGGTGGTGGCCGGCGCCCTGACGGTCGATGCGGCGATGACCCGCCTGCTGTCGCGGCCGCTCAAGGCCGAGACGGCGTAA
- a CDS encoding PAS domain-containing methyl-accepting chemotaxis protein, which produces MAIFQSEQDSILAAVDRAQGRIEFTMDGTITHANANFLGLVGYTLDEVRGRPHAMFMPPEQRESPEYKDFWNALRRGEFQAREFRRIAKDGRSIWIQASYNPIFDRRGRPYKVVKFATDITAQAERNAGYEGQIAAINRSQAVIHFSLDGTITDANENFLNAMGYRLDEIRGRHHSLFVDPEEAKGAAYAGFWKSLANGTYQSGEFQRFAKGGRTVWIYGSYNPVLDREGRPCAVVKFASDVTQAVADRLRRANGQHAIETDLGTITGAMSNVSRQASETAAAVAVTSDNVQSVAAGAEEFAASISELSRHASQAKTAADAAVTRAEEAGGIVSGLTATAERIGEVVSVIRSIADQTNLLALNATIEAARAGAAGRGFAVVATEVKALASQSSRATEDIGQQIAAVQDSSARAVEAIRAIVSTITDLSEISMSVSSAVTEQAAVTQEIATNMQTAARSVDAVRRNADGIAYAAGEVDLSVQKVTASARALA; this is translated from the coding sequence GTGGCGATCTTCCAATCCGAGCAGGATTCCATTCTGGCCGCCGTCGATCGCGCCCAAGGTCGCATCGAATTCACGATGGACGGCACCATCACGCACGCGAACGCCAACTTCCTCGGCCTCGTTGGCTACACCCTCGATGAGGTGCGCGGTCGCCCGCACGCGATGTTCATGCCGCCGGAACAGCGCGAAAGCCCAGAATACAAGGACTTCTGGAATGCGCTTCGCCGCGGCGAATTTCAGGCTCGCGAGTTCCGCCGGATCGCCAAGGACGGCCGATCGATCTGGATCCAAGCCTCCTACAATCCGATCTTCGACCGGCGCGGGCGTCCCTACAAAGTGGTGAAGTTCGCCACCGATATCACCGCCCAGGCCGAGCGCAACGCGGGTTACGAGGGGCAGATTGCCGCGATCAACCGGTCCCAGGCCGTGATCCATTTCAGCCTCGACGGCACGATCACGGATGCCAACGAGAACTTCCTCAACGCGATGGGGTATCGGCTCGACGAGATCCGCGGTCGCCATCACAGCCTGTTCGTCGATCCCGAGGAGGCCAAGGGCGCCGCCTATGCCGGCTTCTGGAAGTCGCTCGCGAACGGCACCTATCAGTCCGGCGAGTTTCAGCGCTTCGCCAAGGGCGGGCGGACGGTCTGGATCTACGGCAGCTACAATCCGGTCCTCGACCGAGAGGGGCGGCCCTGCGCGGTGGTGAAGTTCGCCAGCGACGTGACCCAGGCGGTCGCAGACCGCCTGCGGCGCGCCAACGGACAACACGCCATCGAGACCGATCTCGGCACCATCACCGGTGCGATGTCGAATGTCAGCCGCCAGGCCAGCGAGACGGCGGCCGCCGTCGCCGTCACCTCCGACAACGTCCAGTCCGTCGCCGCGGGCGCCGAGGAATTCGCGGCCTCGATCTCGGAGTTGAGCCGCCACGCCTCGCAGGCGAAGACGGCCGCCGATGCGGCCGTGACCCGCGCCGAGGAGGCAGGCGGCATCGTCAGCGGCCTGACCGCGACGGCCGAGCGCATCGGAGAGGTCGTCTCCGTAATCCGCTCGATCGCCGACCAGACGAACCTGCTGGCGCTGAACGCCACCATCGAGGCGGCCCGCGCCGGTGCGGCCGGGCGCGGCTTCGCCGTGGTCGCCACCGAAGTGAAGGCGCTGGCCAGCCAGTCCTCGCGTGCCACGGAGGATATCGGCCAGCAGATCGCCGCCGTGCAGGATTCCTCGGCCCGGGCCGTCGAGGCGATCCGCGCCATCGTCTCCACCATCACGGATCTCAGCGAGATCTCGATGAGCGTGTCTTCGGCCGTCACCGAGCAGGCCGCCGTCACGCAGGAGATCGCGACCAACATGCAGACCGCCGCGCGCAGCGTGGACGCCGTCCGCCGCAACGCCGACGGCATCGCCTATGCCGCGGGCGAGGTCGATCTGTCCGTGCAGAAGGTGACCGCCTCCGCTCGCGCGCTCGCCTGA
- the tsaD gene encoding tRNA (adenosine(37)-N6)-threonylcarbamoyltransferase complex transferase subunit TsaD produces MKILGIETTCDETAAAVVTLGEGERGQILANEVLSQIAEHAAYGGVVPEIAARAHVEVLDRLIARALQRAGTTLKEIDGIAVAAGPGLIGGVLIGLVTAKTLSLVARKPLLAVNHLEAHALTPRLTDGLAFPYLLLLASGGHTQLVAVKGVGDYVRLGTTIDDAIGEAFDKVAKLLGLGYPGGPEVERQAQGGNPERFALPRPMLGRRQADFSLSGLKTALRIEAERLEPLASQDVADLCASFQAAVVDVVVDRVRVALRAFAGVAGHPTALVAAGGVAANGAIRRALAAQAGEVGLSFVAPPLPLCGDNGAMIAWAGLERLRLGFVDDLTVPARARWPFAEAAPAA; encoded by the coding sequence ATGAAGATCCTCGGCATCGAGACAACCTGCGACGAGACCGCCGCCGCCGTCGTGACGCTCGGTGAGGGCGAGCGCGGTCAGATCCTCGCCAACGAGGTGCTGAGCCAGATCGCCGAGCACGCGGCCTATGGCGGCGTCGTGCCCGAGATCGCCGCCCGCGCCCATGTCGAGGTGCTCGACCGCCTCATCGCTCGGGCGCTCCAGCGGGCGGGGACGACCCTGAAGGAGATCGACGGGATCGCGGTTGCGGCCGGGCCCGGCCTGATCGGTGGCGTGCTGATCGGCCTCGTCACGGCCAAGACCCTCTCCCTCGTCGCGCGCAAGCCGCTTCTGGCGGTCAACCACTTGGAAGCGCACGCGCTGACGCCGCGACTCACCGACGGGCTCGCCTTTCCCTATTTGCTGCTGCTGGCCTCCGGCGGGCACACGCAGCTCGTCGCGGTGAAGGGGGTGGGCGACTACGTCCGGCTCGGCACCACCATCGACGATGCCATCGGGGAGGCCTTCGACAAGGTCGCCAAGCTCTTGGGCCTCGGCTATCCCGGCGGTCCCGAGGTGGAGCGGCAGGCGCAGGGCGGCAACCCTGAGCGGTTCGCGCTGCCGCGGCCGATGCTGGGACGGCGACAGGCGGATTTCTCGCTCTCGGGCCTCAAGACTGCCCTGCGGATCGAGGCCGAGCGGCTCGAACCGCTCGCCTCGCAGGACGTGGCGGATCTCTGTGCGAGCTTCCAGGCGGCGGTAGTGGATGTGGTGGTGGACCGCGTGCGCGTGGCGCTACGCGCCTTCGCGGGCGTCGCCGGGCATCCGACGGCTCTGGTCGCTGCGGGCGGTGTAGCCGCTAACGGGGCGATCCGTCGAGCTCTCGCGGCGCAGGCGGGGGAGGTCGGGCTGAGCTTCGTCGCCCCACCGCTTCCGCTGTGCGGCGACAACGGGGCGATGATCGCCTGGGCCGGGCTCGAGCGTCTGCGCCTCGGCTTCGTCGACGACCTCACCGTGCCGGCCCGCGCCCGCTGGCCCTTCGCCGAGGCCGCGCCGGCCGCGTGA
- a CDS encoding uroporphyrinogen-III synthase: MRIWVSRPEPGAGRTARRLAELGHAALVAPVLRIGPGGAPPPASRFDGLILTSANAAAPLAGAGFPAAPVFAVGRRTAERAERAGLQSVLCADGDAADLARLVAAHIRPGSALLHAAGEDRKPEPAASLTAEGYRVTTWTAYAALAEAALPGSAAQALAGRDDALPLTAALHFSRRSAEIAERLCREAGLSGAFRALAHYCLSPDVAAGLVELGIAAHFVAARPSEEALLAGLAASD, from the coding sequence ATGCGGATCTGGGTGTCGCGGCCCGAGCCGGGCGCGGGACGCACGGCGCGGCGGCTGGCCGAACTCGGCCACGCGGCGCTCGTGGCGCCGGTCCTTCGGATCGGGCCGGGCGGCGCACCACCGCCCGCCAGCCGGTTCGATGGGCTGATCCTCACGAGCGCCAACGCCGCCGCGCCGCTCGCCGGGGCGGGCTTTCCCGCCGCACCGGTCTTCGCCGTCGGCCGCCGCACGGCCGAGCGGGCCGAGCGCGCGGGCCTGCAATCCGTGCTCTGTGCCGACGGGGACGCCGCCGACCTCGCCCGGCTGGTCGCGGCGCATATCAGGCCGGGCAGCGCCCTCCTCCACGCCGCGGGCGAGGATCGCAAGCCGGAACCCGCCGCGAGCCTGACGGCCGAGGGCTACCGCGTCACGACCTGGACCGCCTACGCCGCCCTGGCCGAGGCGGCCCTCCCCGGATCGGCGGCGCAGGCGCTCGCGGGCCGGGACGACGCCCTGCCGCTCACGGCGGCCCTGCATTTCTCACGAAGGAGCGCGGAAATCGCCGAGCGGCTCTGCCGAGAGGCGGGTCTGAGCGGAGCGTTTCGGGCGCTGGCGCATTACTGCCTGTCCCCGGACGTGGCCGCGGGACTGGTCGAGCTCGGCATTGCGGCCCATTTTGTGGCGGCGCGCCCGAGCGAGGAGGCTCTCCTCGCCGGTCTCGCGGCTTCGGACTGA